AAATATACCTAATGAAAAAGATACTGATTAACGTTTTACTCATCGCTTTAACCGGGAGCTTCCTGGTTTCCTGTCAGCATAGTACACAGCCGGCAGAAGAAGAAACTGTGAGCCCGGAAACACCGGTACAGGTAGTGACTATCGCTAATGCCGGGCTGAGTGAGGATGTTATCCTGAATGCTACTTCAACCTATCTGGAAAAGAGCTTTGTAAAAGCGAATACCAATGGTTATCTGCAAAGTTCGGCTATACAGCCGGGGACAGTGGTCAGCAGTAACCAGGTCCTATTTAAGATCATGACTAAAGAAGCACGGGCAATAGGTAATTCGATTAATCAGCTTGATCCCGGATTTAAGTTCTCAGGAATTTCTACTATCCGTGCAGAAAAAAGTGGTTATGTCATACAGGTTAATCATCAGAAAGGAGATTATGTACAGGATGGCGAAGCTCTGGCTACGCTCATCAATCAGTCGAGCCTGGTATTTCTGCTGGATTTACCTTATGAAATGCGTGGGGTTCTCCTTCAGCATAAAACACTGGAACTTACATTGCCTGATGGAGAAAAACTGAAAGGTGAAGTAACATCGGCTCTGCCTGCAGTAGATTCTTTAGCACAGACACAGCGCATGATCATTAAAGTAAATGCTACGCATCCGATCCCTGAAAACCTGATTGCAAAGGTAAAAGTGGTTAAATCTGCTGTTTCGAATGTACAGGTATTGCCTAAATCGGCTGTGCTGACTAATGAAACTGAAGATGAATTCTGGGTTATGAAAATGATTAATGACTCTACAGCAGTGAAAACGGTGGTGAAAAAAGGTATGGAAGACGGGAAATCAATTCAGATTGTATCACCGGTTTTTTCAGCAAAGGACCGGCTGATTACTATAGGAAACTACGGACTGGCAGACACGGCGAAAGTTAAAATCACTAAATGATATGAAGAACTTTTTTATTTCGCATAAGAATCCGCTCGTTGTCGTGCTGATCCTTATCCTGGCAGGAGGATTGTTCTCCTATCAGCACTTAAAGACTTCATTGTTTCCGGAGATTACTTTTCCTAAAATAAAGATTATTGCTGACGCTGAATTGCAGCCGGTAAATCAGATGATGATTACGGTAACCAGGCCGCTGGAAAATGCAGTTAAACAAGTGCCGGATTTGCACCTGATCAGAAGTACAACCAGCAGAGGAAGTTGCGAGATCTCTGCTTATATGAACTGGAATGCAGATATTGATTTAAGTCAGCAAAGAATTGAATCTCAGATAGAGAAGATCAGAAATAGCCTGCCGCCCGGAGTAAATCTTTCGGTAGAAAAAATGAATCCTTCTATTCTTCCGGTGAGTGGTTATACGCTGGAAAGTCATACACAGTCTCCTATAGCTTTAAAAAAACTGGCTACTTATACCATCAAACCATTTTTATCACAGGTGGACGGAGTCTCTGAAATCAGGGTGATCGGTGGAAAGGATAAGGAGTACTGGATTCAGCTGGACCGGCAAAAGATGAGTGCTTTGTCTGTCAGTCCTGATCTGCTGAATACTGTTTTAACGCAGACAAATTTTATAAAGTCGAACGGATATTTATCAGATTATAACTATCTGTATTTATCCATTACCGATGCAACGCTTAAAACAAAAACAGATCTTGAAAATCTGATTATCAGTAAAAAAAACAACAGGATTGTCCGTGTAAAAGATATAGGAGAGGTTAAGATACAGGAAGGGGTAGCTTATACACGGATCAACGCAAATGGTAAAGATGCAATCCTGGTAGCAGTAATTAAACAGCCTAATGCCAATCTGGTTGATTTATCTACTCAGATGCAGGAGAAAATCATTGAGCTTAGAAAAATACTGCCTGCAGGGGTGACGATTAAACCTTATTATCAGCAGGCAGATTTTGTAGAAGCATCAGTGAGAAGTGTGAGTGATAGTTTACTGATCGGGCTTGCTCTGGCAATTATTGTGGCAATTATCTTTTTGCGTTCTGTGAAAGCAAGTGCAACGATACTGATCACGATTCCCATTACCCTGTGCTTAACAGTGATTGTACTGTATGGGATAGGGTATTCGCTGAATATTATGACTCTGGGTGCTATTGCGGCAGCTATAGGGCTGATTATTGATGATGCAATTGTAGTGGTTGAGCAGATTCACCGTACCCATGAGGAGCATCCGGAAGAGCCTACCGTTAACCTGCTTAAAAAAGCTATAGATTATCTGTTTCCGGCTATGCTGGGATCTTCGGTCAGTACAATTGTAATTTTTGTTCCCTTTGTGCTGATGACCGGCGTTGCAGGATCTTATTTCCAGGTGATGACCAATACGATGATTATTACCCTGGTCTGTTCGTTTTTTGTAACCTGGATTGGTTTACCGGTAGTGTATTTACTGCTAACCAAAGACTCTTCGTCGAATTCGGTGAAAGCTGCGGTACACCAGGTGCATCAGCAGAACTGGGTTTATTATTTTATTAAAAAGCCCTGGATCAGTTATCTTGCTATGGCTGTTTTAGCAGTTATTATCTTTTTCATTCTGCCCCGGCTGGAAACTGGATTTTTACCGGAAATGGATGAGGGGAGTGTCGTAGTTGATTATACCTCTCCTCCGGGTACTTCTTTGCAGGAGACAGACAGAATGCTGCGCGAGGTAGAGAAACTAATTGTTAAAATACCGGAAGTGCAGACTTATTCGCGCAGGACAGGTACACAAATGGGTTTTTTTATAACTGAACCTAATACCGGAGATTATCTGATCCAGCTAAAGGCAGATAGAAAGAGGAGCACTGATGAGGTGATCAGTGATATCCGGTCTAAAATACAGGCCTCTCAGCCAGCTTTGGTCATTGATTTTGGACAGGTGATAGGAGATATGTTGGGTGATTTAATGAGTTCTACTCAACCTATTGAGGTTAAGATATTTGGAAATGAGCAGGATAAACTGAAAGAACTCTCCAAACAGGTAGCTGAACTGACGGGGAAAGTGACCGGAACTGCGGATGTATTTAACGGGATTGTAATTGCCGGCCCATCTATAAATATACAGCCTGATTTTGCGCTGCTTTCACAATATGGAATCACACCTGGAGATTTTCAGTTTCAGGTCCAAAATGCCTTACAGGGAAATGTAATTGGTAATATATATGATCAGCAGCAGCTTACGCCAATCCGGATGATTTATCCGGGAAGCAGGCAGTTTGGTGTGACTGATATCAGTAAACTTCAGCTGTTTTTACCAGGAGGCGGGGTAGTACCTATTGAACATCTTGCTCAGGTGAATATTAAAGCGGGGGATGCAGAAATCAAGCGGGAAAATCTGCAGTCAATTGGCGTAGTCACTGCAAGGCTGGAGTCCAGAGATCTGGGAAGTGTAATGGCTGATATTCAGAAAGAAATTAGTGCGAAAATCAATTTACCTGCAGGTTATCATATTGAATACGGCGGTGCTTATGCAGAGCAGCAGCAATCTTTTAAAGAGCTTTTAACTATCCTGATTGCTTCAAGTTTACTGGTATTCTCAGTGATTCTGTTTCTTTTTAAAGATTTTAAAATTGCATTTATTATCCTGACTATCTCTCTGCTGGGTATTTCGGGAAGTTACCTGGCTTTATATTTAACCCATACTCCATTAAATGTGGGTAGTTATACCGGTCTGATTATGATTGTAGGGATTATTGGAGAGAATGCCATTTTTACCTTTCTGCAGTTTAAAGAGTCTTTACTGGATAAAACTGTGGATGAGGCAATTGTTTATTCTATATCTACCAGATTAAGACCTAAACTGATGACTGCTCTGGGAGCTATTATAGCCTTGCTGCCTCTGGCTTTGGGAATTGGTGCCGGTGCGCAGATGCATCAGCCTTTAGCGATAGCCGTAATTGGTGGTTTTATCATTGCTCTGCCTTTACTGCTGATTATTTTACCAAGTATGGTCCGGAGATTTTACCACGCAAAATAAAAAAGCGGCAGATAAAATTTATCTGACCGCTTTACTATTGGTGTGTTTATTTAAATTGGTGTGTTATTTGCCGAATGTTAATACATTGAATGTTCCCGGAACACGTCCTGGTTTCTGACCTGCTGCAGCTGGTATCAGTTCTGCTGTTGGCAGGAATATATGATGACTGGTGTAATCTAATGCCAGGGTACGGGCTCCTTTTCTGGTTTTTACATTTTCAAGTACAGCATATTTATCTGCACTTATTTCTTTGATGACAGTCAGTGTGCCTTCTCCGTTGGCACTGTAAATGAATTTGAGCTGCGGATCAAAAGCAACTCCATCGCTGCCTTCGCCGATAGGTAATGAAGCAATTTTTTTACCGGTTGGTGCATCCAGAACCAGCAGTACTTTATTGGAACAGCCGACAAACAGGCGGGAAGTTAACCTGTCAATAGCCAGGCCTGATGGTTCTTCGCCACCGGCTAATTTGTAACGTCTGATCACTTTAAAGGTCTGTGCATCTATGCAGACCACTTCATTTTTATCTTCTAAATTGACATAGACATTTCCCTTTCCGTCTGATACACCTGTTTCTGGTTTACCCCCCAGTGGTATGGTAGCAATCACCTGGTCTTTTACCGGATCTATTATACTGGCATTCTGACTACGGCCATTAAAGACAAATAGTTTTTTTGAAAAATCATCATAAAAGATAGCATCAGGATTATCCCCGACTTTTATCTTTCCCAGTACTGCATTGGTATGGCTGTTAAAGACAGTGCACTCTCCGGATTTACCATTGCTGGTATATCCTTTTTTTAATTCAGGGATCAGGGCGATACCATGTACTCCGGGCGTGTTTTTAAGTATGCCAACAGAATCTCCTGTGGTTGCATTGATCATGTTGACTTGGGTACCATGCGAAATGTACAGCTTGTTTTGTGCATGATCTGCCAGCAAATAATCCCATCCGTCATCACCACTTACTTTATGGCTGTTCAACAGATGAATTCCTGTCTTTGTCTGTGCAAATAAGGTTGTTCCTGCACTAAGATTAAATAGAAGTATGGCTAAGGCTGCCGTCTTTTTCATGATGAATTTTTCTACAAGCTAAGTATAGAGTCTGTAGTAATTCTGAAGAAGATTTTTTTATTGAAAAATAAGAATGATAGTTCCTCCGATAATCAGCAATACGGCAATCGCGGTTTTTAAAGTCAGTGGTTCACCAAGAAAGACAACTGATAATAAAATCGCTATGGCTACACTTGTTTTGTCTACAGGAGCAACCTGCGAAACTTTACCCATTTGCAAAGCTTTAAAGTAGAAAATCCAGGATAGACCGGTAGCCAGTCCGGATAAGAGCAGAAAGGTCCAGTTCTGCCTGGTCAGACTGGAAATTCCCTGATGATCATTCCTGAAGAATACAATTGCCCAGGCTAATAATAAAATAACCACCGTTCTGATCGCGGTAGCCAGATTGGAATCTATTCCTTTAATTCCAATTTTAGCCAGTATGGCTGTCAGTGCTGCAAAGAAAGCTGATAATAAAGCATAAATCCACCACATGTTTATCCTGGTTTATTTTTTCTGAAAAATGGAAATCTGATCAGCTGGAAAAAGCTGGACGGTGAGTGTCCATCATATACATCCAGTCCGAATTTGATCTCTGAGGCTTCCATTTCTTTATAAGTGCCAAATATTCTGTCCCATATACTAAATACATCACCATAATTGCAGTCTGTATAAGGTAATTCAAAATGATGATGTACATGATGAAGATTAGGGGTAATAAAGAGCAATCCGCAGATTTTTTCGGTTTTTTTTGGAAGCTGAAAATAAGTATGTGCTATTAAATTGGCAAATGTCTGTCCGGTTTGTCTCAGTAAAAGTAATCCAATAGAGGCTCCGGATAAACATACCCAGACAATCTGGAAACATACGCGGATAAAAGTCTCACCCGGATGTTCTCTTACGGTTGTGGAAACGTCCATTTCCACATCGGTATGATGCACCAGATGGAAATTCCAGAAAGGGCCTACTTTATGCATGATCACATGA
This portion of the Pedobacter lusitanus genome encodes:
- a CDS encoding efflux RND transporter periplasmic adaptor subunit, with amino-acid sequence MKKILINVLLIALTGSFLVSCQHSTQPAEEETVSPETPVQVVTIANAGLSEDVILNATSTYLEKSFVKANTNGYLQSSAIQPGTVVSSNQVLFKIMTKEARAIGNSINQLDPGFKFSGISTIRAEKSGYVIQVNHQKGDYVQDGEALATLINQSSLVFLLDLPYEMRGVLLQHKTLELTLPDGEKLKGEVTSALPAVDSLAQTQRMIIKVNATHPIPENLIAKVKVVKSAVSNVQVLPKSAVLTNETEDEFWVMKMINDSTAVKTVVKKGMEDGKSIQIVSPVFSAKDRLITIGNYGLADTAKVKITK
- a CDS encoding efflux RND transporter permease subunit: MKNFFISHKNPLVVVLILILAGGLFSYQHLKTSLFPEITFPKIKIIADAELQPVNQMMITVTRPLENAVKQVPDLHLIRSTTSRGSCEISAYMNWNADIDLSQQRIESQIEKIRNSLPPGVNLSVEKMNPSILPVSGYTLESHTQSPIALKKLATYTIKPFLSQVDGVSEIRVIGGKDKEYWIQLDRQKMSALSVSPDLLNTVLTQTNFIKSNGYLSDYNYLYLSITDATLKTKTDLENLIISKKNNRIVRVKDIGEVKIQEGVAYTRINANGKDAILVAVIKQPNANLVDLSTQMQEKIIELRKILPAGVTIKPYYQQADFVEASVRSVSDSLLIGLALAIIVAIIFLRSVKASATILITIPITLCLTVIVLYGIGYSLNIMTLGAIAAAIGLIIDDAIVVVEQIHRTHEEHPEEPTVNLLKKAIDYLFPAMLGSSVSTIVIFVPFVLMTGVAGSYFQVMTNTMIITLVCSFFVTWIGLPVVYLLLTKDSSSNSVKAAVHQVHQQNWVYYFIKKPWISYLAMAVLAVIIFFILPRLETGFLPEMDEGSVVVDYTSPPGTSLQETDRMLREVEKLIVKIPEVQTYSRRTGTQMGFFITEPNTGDYLIQLKADRKRSTDEVISDIRSKIQASQPALVIDFGQVIGDMLGDLMSSTQPIEVKIFGNEQDKLKELSKQVAELTGKVTGTADVFNGIVIAGPSINIQPDFALLSQYGITPGDFQFQVQNALQGNVIGNIYDQQQLTPIRMIYPGSRQFGVTDISKLQLFLPGGGVVPIEHLAQVNIKAGDAEIKRENLQSIGVVTARLESRDLGSVMADIQKEISAKINLPAGYHIEYGGAYAEQQQSFKELLTILIASSLLVFSVILFLFKDFKIAFIILTISLLGISGSYLALYLTHTPLNVGSYTGLIMIVGIIGENAIFTFLQFKESLLDKTVDEAIVYSISTRLRPKLMTALGAIIALLPLALGIGAGAQMHQPLAIAVIGGFIIALPLLLIILPSMVRRFYHAK
- a CDS encoding YncE family protein, whose product is MKKTAALAILLFNLSAGTTLFAQTKTGIHLLNSHKVSGDDGWDYLLADHAQNKLYISHGTQVNMINATTGDSVGILKNTPGVHGIALIPELKKGYTSNGKSGECTVFNSHTNAVLGKIKVGDNPDAIFYDDFSKKLFVFNGRSQNASIIDPVKDQVIATIPLGGKPETGVSDGKGNVYVNLEDKNEVVCIDAQTFKVIRRYKLAGGEEPSGLAIDRLTSRLFVGCSNKVLLVLDAPTGKKIASLPIGEGSDGVAFDPQLKFIYSANGEGTLTVIKEISADKYAVLENVKTRKGARTLALDYTSHHIFLPTAELIPAAAGQKPGRVPGTFNVLTFGK
- a CDS encoding EamA family transporter, which encodes MWWIYALLSAFFAALTAILAKIGIKGIDSNLATAIRTVVILLLAWAIVFFRNDHQGISSLTRQNWTFLLLSGLATGLSWIFYFKALQMGKVSQVAPVDKTSVAIAILLSVVFLGEPLTLKTAIAVLLIIGGTIILIFQ
- a CDS encoding sterol desaturase family protein, whose translation is MNTITSMLKDHGTLIQIILYLIVIVSIWLAEFSVTLHSLKKKWQHTWVNLMFIMTALPIQLIMTLLVIFVSGWVSIHHWGILYLLPHHQSIWVKYVAGFFLMDFFEYIYHVIMHKVGPFWNFHLVHHTDVEMDVSTTVREHPGETFIRVCFQIVWVCLSGASIGLLLLRQTGQTFANLIAHTYFQLPKKTEKICGLLFITPNLHHVHHHFELPYTDCNYGDVFSIWDRIFGTYKEMEASEIKFGLDVYDGHSPSSFFQLIRFPFFRKNKPG